The nucleotide window CTGTTGTTGCCGACGCGCTCTCGGTTGTTTTGGACGAGGCGCACAAGCGCGGTGTCAAGGTGTTTGCCTGGATGACCACGAGGTACGCTGACTACGGAATCGAGGGCAGGGACGATATAACGTGTAAGTCCTTTGATACGCGTTTGAATGTGTTTGCAAGGTGTAAGGGGCTCGACCTCTTTAACGAGGAGGCGGTCGAGCATCTAGAGAACCTATACACCGACCTTGCGTCGTATCCGATAGATGGCGTTTTATTTCAGGACGACCTCGTGTTAAAATATAACGAGGGGTATGGCAGGAGTTCGGAGAGCTCGTTTAAGACGGAGTTTGGCAGGCCTCTTACGCCGTGGTCCATGTATGTGACTGACATAAACGGCGGCAATGTCGAGTATACGGGCGAGTTCTGGAGTTGGGCCTCGTGGAAGAATAGAAGGCTCTTAAGCGTCGCCTCCAGGCTTAAGGCCGCGGTCAGGGAAAAGAACCCCGGGGCGAAGTTCGCCATAAATCTCATGTACGAGGCCGTAACTAACCCCAGGGGCGCGCTCGCCTGGTTCTCGCAGGACCTGGACGCTGCAATACGCGAGGGGTTCGATTATTATTCCATCATGGCCTATCACGTGCAGATGGCTACAGAGCTTGAGAAGGATAAGCGCGAGATATCGCGAATGATAGAGGACATGGTGAGGGTAGCTTCCGCAAAGGTCAAAGACTCAAGGAGCGTGCTTATAAAGTTCCAGACCGTTGATTGGGATACCGGTAAGCCCGTGCCGGAGAAAGAGCTTAAGGCCCTTATAAAGGCCGCGAGGCGCCAGGCCTCTGTCAGTATAGCGCTCGTGCCGTATAGAAGCGGGCTGCCGTTTGGGGAGTTGGCGGGAAATGCTGCATTGGGTAAATAAGGGGGAGATATGGTGAAGGTTTCGAATTCGGTTTGCGGCATATGTAACTGCGTCATAAAGGACAATACGCTTTTCTCGGCGCTAAGCAGCGACGAAATAGATGCTTTCAAGGACGTAGTGAGGACGTCCTTTCATCCCAAAAAGGACATGATATACATGGAGGGCGACGACTGCAGAGGGCTCTATGTGGTGAGGGCCGGGCGTGTAAAGCTTATCAGGAGCTCGAAGGACGGCCGTGAGCACATAGTGAAGCTGCTTGGCCCGGGCGAGATACTCGGGCTCGAGGTTTTTGGCGGGGTCGCGAAGTACGAGCTTGGCGCAGTAGCCATGGAGGACGCGGACTTATGCTTCATGGCAACGCGAGATTTTTTTTCCATACTAAAGCGCGAGGGCGCAATCGCCGTGAAGATAGCAAAGGCCCTGGGTGTCGAGCTCCTCGACGCCTATAAGAAAATAGGCACGCTCGGCCTCCTGAATGCCAGGGAAAAGCTCGCGCACCTGCTCTATACGCTTGCAACAGAGTACGGCGAGCAGGTAAAAGGCGGAGTGAGACTGCAGCTCACCCTCTCTCGCCTCGATATAGCCGAGATGCTTGGCATTACGCAGGAAACATCCATAAGGCTGCTTAAAAGCTTCAAAGAGGACGGCAT belongs to Deltaproteobacteria bacterium and includes:
- a CDS encoding poly-beta-1,6-N-acetyl-D-glucosamine N-deacetylase PgaB, with protein sequence MRFSAKRILALLLAIAAAGGFFIYNVFAGSVLAAAPRGVSSSIMLNGVQVLVFEGKSRPEIALEIERLASTGVNTIIMRVFHNEGDRPHYFAATEAVSGVYFKTSHAPVVADALSVVLDEAHKRGVKVFAWMTTRYADYGIEGRDDITCKSFDTRLNVFARCKGLDLFNEEAVEHLENLYTDLASYPIDGVLFQDDLVLKYNEGYGRSSESSFKTEFGRPLTPWSMYVTDINGGNVEYTGEFWSWASWKNRRLLSVASRLKAAVREKNPGAKFAINLMYEAVTNPRGALAWFSQDLDAAIREGFDYYSIMAYHVQMATELEKDKREISRMIEDMVRVASAKVKDSRSVLIKFQTVDWDTGKPVPEKELKALIKAARRQASVSIALVPYRSGLPFGELAGNAALGK
- a CDS encoding Crp/Fnr family transcriptional regulator → MVKVSNSVCGICNCVIKDNTLFSALSSDEIDAFKDVVRTSFHPKKDMIYMEGDDCRGLYVVRAGRVKLIRSSKDGREHIVKLLGPGEILGLEVFGGVAKYELGAVAMEDADLCFMATRDFFSILKREGAIAVKIAKALGVELLDAYKKIGTLGLLNAREKLAHLLYTLATEYGEQVKGGVRLQLTLSRLDIAEMLGITQETSIRLLKSFKEDGILAIKRKEIIIASMKRLAELGGIGA